The Silene latifolia isolate original U9 population chromosome X, ASM4854445v1, whole genome shotgun sequence genome contains the following window.
GCCTACTGCTAAGGAGGGTAATGCTAGACCACCCTCTGAATGTACCAAGATAGATCAGCAGGCTCAGactcaaatagccttgaagagagcTTTGCCTGCTACATCTGAGCCTATCCCACTTCAGAACACTTTTGCTTCTCTTGCCACTGATTCAGGTTTGTTGAATCAGACTGAGAGTGCATCAAATTGTGTACCTCGGGATAAGGCTTCTCCTAAATCCCAAAATATCAGGAGTGCAGCCCTGCTAGCAGATactcaaatagccttgaagagagaTATGGTAGCAGACTCTAATGCCTGTATGCTGGGGGCTCCTTCAGCTGATAAGGAGGGTAATGAAATGATTAGCCCTTCTCTGGTTGTTGAGACACCCCTTGAATGCAGCCAGCCTGACCAGTAGGCTCAAactcaaatagccttgaagagagcTTTGCCTGCTAAAACTGATATTGTTCAAACCAGTTTTAACTCTGATCAGAATACTACTGCTCCTAACACTCATATTGTCAGCAGTACAGTCATGTTATCAGATactcaaatagccttgaagagagaTCTGATAGCACACTCTAAACCTTGTctgctaggtggtacctcagtGGGTATTGTGGGGGCTGTCACTTTTGGGCATGGGGATCATGGCCTCTCTGTTGGTCCCTCTCCTAGCCTAACAAGGGTGCAACTCTTCTCTTCTCCTACTGCAATGCACTAAGAATGCAACAAGAAGGATAGGTTGGTTGGGtctcaaatagccttgaagagagaCCCTCTAACTGATTCAACTAAGCTTCACAGTCCTGCTAGGGCAATAGTTCAAAATGAAATGGGAGATGGGGACCATCATGATAGAGGTAAATGAAGATCTCTTCTTGGAATATCATAGGGGGAAATGACCCTCTCAAGCAGCAGGAAGTTTTGGACTTCCTGAGATCCCATAGAATTGATATTTTTGGAGTTCTTGAAACAAGAATTAAAGAAAAGAATGCTCAAAAAATTGCTAAGACTACTTTTAGAGACTATAAAGTAGTTAGTAACTATAAGGAGCATTATAATGGTTGTATCTGGCTCATATGGAAGCCTTCTAGTGTGACTGTCACCCCCTTGATCTATAATGCTCAATTTATCCACTGTGAAGTTTTGCACCATGCCACTTGTCACAAGTTTCATGTGACAATGATATATGCTAGTAATAGTGCTAGAGAACGTGATACTCTTTGGTCTCATCTCCTTAGTATCAGGCCTACTGTTAAAGAATGGCTCATACTTGGTGATTTTAATGTGGTCAGAACCGCTGATGAACATGTCAGCAAGACTCCTGCAAACCTTGCAGACATCCTTGATTTTAACTCCTGCCTTTTACAGTGTGAGGTTGATGATGTTAATGGTACTGGGAGTGAGCTTACCTGGAATAATAAGCAAGAGGTTGAGGGAAGAGTTCGGTCAAAACTGGATAGAGCCCTAGCCAATTCATCCTGGTTCACCACTTTCCCTGCTACTTCTGCAAATTTCCTAACCCCTGGGATTTCTGATCACTCTCCCATTCTGGTTACTGTTTTTGAGGATCAACATGTCCATGCTCGATTTAGCTTCCTCAACTGCTGGATTGAGCACCCTGATTATCACACCACCATTCAGAATGCCTGGATGGAGTCTGTCCATGGATCTCTCCAGTTCAAGCTCTTTGCAAAGCTTAAAAATGTGAAGTCTAAGCTCATCTTAATGCACAAACACAATTTTACTGACATCTCTACCCAGATCACAGCTTGCAAGGATCAGGTTCATCAATCTCAACAACAACTTCAAGCTGATCTCCACTCTACTGCTCTTTTGGACCAGGAGAGGATGCTGCTTGCAAAATTTGTGCACCTCAAGAAGACTGAAGGGACTATGCTAAAACAAAGAGCAAAAATTGAACACATTTCCTTCAATGACTCCTCCTCTAAGTATTTCTATGCTAGAATACATGACAGAAAGCAACATCAAATCATTGGGCAAATCAAAGATAAAGATGGCCAGGATAGATTTGGTCTAGATGATGTGGCTGCTGGGTTTGTTGATTATTATAAAAGTTTCCTTGGCACCTCTGTGGACACCTCTCCTCTTGATACTTGTTTTCTTCAGAAGGGCCAGTGTATTACTGCAGAGGATATCATGGGACTGACTAAGCCTATTGATATCTCTGAAATTAAGAATGCTCTCTTTAGTATTGGCTCAGATAAGAGCCCTGGGCCTGATGGATTCTCCTCTGCATTTTTCAAAGCCTCTTGGGATCTGGTGGGGTCTGATTTTTGTAAGGCTGTCCAAGCTTACTTTAGAACTGGCAAGTTAAGTAAGCAGGCAAATGCAACCCTAATCACCCTCATCCCCAAAAAGCAGGTCAACAGTTCTGTTAAAGACTTTAGGCCCATATCCTGCTGCTCAACTTTTTATAAGACCATAAGTAAAATCCTATCTAATAGGATTCAGAATGTCCTACCTCAACTCATTGGGACTGAGCAAGCTGCTTTCATCATGGGAAGGAATATTCATGAAAACATTATGCTATCTCAGTCACTAGTAAAGAGGTATGGTAGGAAGTTTTTAATACCTAGATGTTTAATCAAGGTTGATCTCAGGAAAGCCTTTGATTCACTACAGTGGGCTTTTGTGAAGGATATGCTGACTGTTTTTAAGTTTCCTCCTCAGTTTATAGACTGGATCATGGGTTGTATCTCGAGCTCATGGTTCTCTCTTAAGCTTAATGGAGCTGTTCATGGATTCTTCCAAGGAAAAAAGTGGCCTAAGGCAGGGAGATCCCCTCTCTCCCTATCTCTTTGTCCTCAGCATGGAGATTCTTTCTCGTTATCTTAGACAAATTTGCACACAGCCTAATGTATCTTATCACCCTAAATGTTCCAAAATTGGCCTCACTCATCTTATTTTTGCGGATGATTTAATGATATTCACCAGGGGTGATGTGCCATCTGTTACTGCTATGTTGAAGACTCTTCAGAATTTTTCTCAATGGTCTGGTCTTCATGCTAATACTGAGAAGACTGATGTTTACTTTGGAGGAGTTTCTACTAAAATTAAAGCCCAGATTCTTCTTGTCACTGGCTTTTCTGAGGGCCAATTCCCTTTTAGATACCTGGGTTTGCCTTTAAATGTTGCCAGGAACACTGTTGAGACTTATGGTACTCTGATCAGTAAAATTCAATCTACCTTGCATAACTAGACTACCAAGTCCTTTTCTTATGCTGGTAAAGTTCAACTCCTGAACTCTGTCATCTTTGGACTTACAAATTTCTGGGGGGCTTGTGTCATTCTTCCTAAAAGCATCATCAAAATTATCAATAAGCTTTGTAAGGATTTCTTCTGGAATTCTGAGGATGGGAGCAGGAGAATGATCTTTAAAAGCTGGAAAAGCATTTACACAAGCTGGAATGAGGGAGGTTTTGACATTAGAGAGCTCCTTTCATGGAATAAAGCACTGGTAGCCAAAAGGCTTTGGCTCATCATCTATAAACAAACTGGCCTCTGGTTTACCTGGACTCAGGCCTATAATTTCCCCACTATGGTTTTCTGGGATCTAACAAGCAAGGATAGGCATTCTGAAAGTCTCAAGAGCATCATCACTGTAAATAATGAAATTCTTCAGAGGACTGGATCTCAGCATGCCGCTCATCAGCTACTTTCCTCTTGGACTGTCCATGGTAAGTTTAACATAGATATGGCTTACAACTGGTTTAGGACTGCTCAGACTCATCTCCCATGGGCTCAAGCTTTAAAGCATCAGTTTATCCTCCCTAGTCATAGCCTAGTCACTTCCCTGGCAGTTCAGCAGCAGTTGGCGACAGTAGATAATCTCATTGGTCGAGGGATGATCATACCAAATAGGTGCATCTTATATAAGCAAGCAACAGAGACCCATGATCATTTGTTCTTCAGTTGCCCCTTCTCACATGCTATTTGGACTGCACTCCTTCACTGGCTAGATATTGATGGTAGAGGACATGACTGCACTGC
Protein-coding sequences here:
- the LOC141620105 gene encoding uncharacterized protein LOC141620105, with protein sequence MIFTRGDVPSVTAMLKTLQNFSQWSGLHANTEKTDVYFGGVSTKIKAQILLVTGFSEGQFPFRYLGLPLNVARNTTTKSFSYAGKVQLLNSVIFGLTNFWGACVILPKSIIKIINKLCKDFFWNSEDGSRRMIFKSWKSIYTSWNEGGFDIRELLSWNKALVAKRLWLIIYKQTGLWFTWTQAYNFPTMVFWDLTSKDRHSESLKSIITVNNEILQRTGSQHAAHQLLSSWTVHGKFNIDMAYNWFRTAQTHLPWAQALKHQFILPSHSLVTSLAVQQQLATVDNLIGRGMIIPNRCILYKQATETHDHLFFSCPFSHAIWTALLHWLDIDGRGHDCTAELLWSMHKSKRRHWKNGWLRSSIAAACYYIWEERNARIFKGRETEIEQIVYFKYQENGTYIATIFDEAHNHPLASPESTIFLKGNRKMTEVQKQFITKVKVLKLGGVKAYRGWKELCGGYDNIGATEVNFKNFVRDIKT